In a single window of the Amycolatopsis sp. cg5 genome:
- a CDS encoding family 2 encapsulin nanocompartment cargo protein polyprenyl transferase: MAVLETDIVTWSRTIFDDALRDAVRSLPESFTRVAGYHFGWLDASGSPVKASQGKAIRPTLALLSAEAVHGAAADAIPAAVAVELVHNFSLLHDDVLDGDETRRHRPTAWTVFGTGPAILTGDALLTLAFDVLATGGGPVAMPAMRELGAAVLQLQEGQSADVSFERRADVDLHECVTMSNGKTGALLGCACAIGAQFGGGTPDEVSHLRQFGERLGLAFQLVDDMLGIWGDPETTGKPVFSDLLAHKKSLPVVVALNSGTSAGRQLAELYHRDELLSEDDLAFAADLVDLAGGRTWARIQADQQLARAMHHLSAAGPEPHAATELAALAELVTRRDR, from the coding sequence ATCGCCGTGCTCGAAACCGACATAGTGACCTGGAGTCGTACGATATTCGACGACGCGCTCCGCGACGCCGTGCGAAGTTTGCCCGAATCTTTCACGCGCGTCGCCGGATATCACTTCGGCTGGCTGGACGCTTCGGGTTCACCGGTGAAAGCCAGCCAGGGCAAGGCGATTCGGCCCACCCTCGCCCTGCTGTCGGCCGAAGCCGTCCATGGCGCGGCCGCCGACGCGATCCCCGCGGCTGTCGCCGTCGAATTGGTGCACAATTTCTCACTCCTGCACGACGATGTACTCGACGGCGACGAAACGCGACGCCATCGCCCGACCGCGTGGACGGTTTTCGGCACCGGTCCGGCGATTCTGACCGGAGACGCACTGCTCACCCTGGCATTCGACGTGCTCGCCACCGGCGGCGGCCCGGTCGCGATGCCCGCGATGCGCGAACTCGGCGCCGCGGTCCTTCAACTGCAAGAAGGCCAGAGCGCGGACGTTTCCTTCGAACGCCGCGCCGACGTCGACCTGCACGAATGCGTGACGATGTCCAACGGCAAGACCGGTGCGCTGCTCGGGTGCGCCTGCGCGATCGGCGCCCAATTCGGCGGCGGGACGCCGGACGAGGTCTCGCATCTGCGGCAGTTCGGCGAACGGCTCGGTCTGGCCTTCCAGCTCGTCGACGACATGCTGGGCATCTGGGGCGACCCGGAGACCACCGGCAAACCGGTGTTCTCAGACCTTCTCGCGCACAAGAAATCCCTGCCGGTCGTGGTCGCGCTGAATTCCGGCACCTCCGCGGGCCGTCAGCTGGCCGAGCTCTACCACCGTGACGAGTTGCTCTCGGAAGACGACCTCGCCTTCGCCGCGGACCTGGTCGACCTCGCCGGCGGCCGGACCTGGGCCCGGATCCAGGCCGACCAGCAACTCGCCCGCGCGATGCATCACCTGTCGGCGGCGGGCCCCGAGCCGCACGCGGCTACGGAACTGGCCGCGCTCGCCGAGCTCGTCACCCGCCGCGACCGCTAG
- a CDS encoding NAD(P)/FAD-dependent oxidoreductase yields the protein MRVAVVGGGVIGLSCALRLARAGHDVTVVTADEPEHTTSAVAGGLIFPPRGTEPFAVCAKWTRDTVAELARSGASGVRFLPGRLMLPSRSADPGWASTLGGTTWEGDTLTFTAALVDTPVYLRWLAGEVVAAGVRTEYRRVQNLTDLAADVIVNAAGLGGGVLAGDDTVSPVGGQVVHFADPGLTEWIVDDRSPATTYAIPHGGHVVCGGTKEPGRRTLEPDPDVVQDIIERVRRLVPALAGARVLDVKVGLRPHRPEVRLERVGAVVHCYGHGGAGITLSWGCADEVARLITDPFVA from the coding sequence ATGCGTGTCGCGGTGGTCGGCGGGGGAGTGATCGGTCTCAGCTGCGCTTTGCGACTGGCGCGGGCTGGGCATGACGTCACCGTCGTCACCGCGGACGAACCCGAACACACGACGTCCGCGGTCGCGGGCGGGCTCATCTTCCCGCCACGGGGCACCGAGCCCTTCGCCGTGTGCGCGAAATGGACGAGGGACACGGTCGCCGAACTGGCGCGATCCGGCGCGTCGGGCGTCCGGTTCCTGCCCGGCAGGCTCATGCTGCCTTCGCGTTCCGCCGATCCCGGCTGGGCTTCGACACTAGGCGGCACGACCTGGGAAGGCGACACTCTCACGTTCACCGCCGCGCTCGTCGACACACCGGTCTATCTGCGCTGGCTCGCCGGTGAGGTCGTGGCCGCCGGCGTACGCACGGAGTACCGGCGTGTGCAGAATCTGACCGATCTTGCCGCGGATGTGATCGTCAACGCCGCTGGTCTCGGCGGCGGTGTACTCGCGGGCGACGACACCGTGTCCCCGGTCGGCGGCCAGGTGGTCCATTTCGCCGACCCGGGCCTCACCGAGTGGATCGTGGACGATCGTTCGCCGGCCACCACGTACGCCATTCCGCACGGCGGCCATGTGGTCTGCGGGGGCACGAAAGAACCCGGACGGCGCACGCTCGAGCCCGATCCGGACGTGGTCCAGGACATCATCGAGCGCGTCCGACGGCTCGTGCCTGCGCTCGCCGGCGCACGCGTGCTCGACGTCAAAGTCGGTCTCCGGCCGCATCGTCCCGAAGTCAGGCTCGAGCGCGTCGGCGCGGTCGTCCATTGCTATGGCCACGGCGGAGCGGGAATCACCCTGTCCTGGGGTTGCGCGGACGAAGTCGCGCGTCTGATCACGGATCCTTTCGTCGCTTGA
- a CDS encoding nucleoside deaminase: MKHLHRAIELAAAARANGNPPFGSLLVGPQGDVLVEEQNTSITDADITAHPELKLARWAARELDPETAAGTVMYTSCQPCGMCTGAIERSGLGRVVFALSNEQLMDLKPGGGFAPVPHEGPALFDEARLPVDGYYS; this comes from the coding sequence GTGAAGCACCTCCATCGAGCCATCGAACTCGCCGCGGCGGCCCGCGCGAACGGGAACCCGCCGTTCGGTTCGCTGCTCGTCGGGCCGCAGGGCGACGTGCTCGTCGAAGAGCAGAACACGTCGATCACCGATGCGGACATCACCGCCCACCCCGAGCTGAAACTCGCCCGCTGGGCCGCTCGCGAACTCGACCCGGAGACCGCCGCCGGCACGGTGATGTACACGAGTTGCCAGCCGTGCGGGATGTGCACCGGAGCGATCGAACGGTCGGGTCTCGGCCGAGTCGTCTTCGCGCTGTCGAACGAGCAGCTCATGGACCTCAAGCCCGGCGGCGGTTTCGCGCCCGTGCCGCACGAAGGTCCCGCGTTGTTCGACGAAGCGCGCCTGCCGGTCGATGGCTATTACAGCTGA
- a CDS encoding LLM class flavin-dependent oxidoreductase, giving the protein MRLGVNVPNFGQGTDPGVLRGWAKTVEELGFDLLMVSDHVVITDDVAVEYPAPFYEPFTTLSWLAGITGRVRLGTTVLVVPYRDPLLVARMAANLNDLSGGRFVLGVGVGWAKQEFAQLGVPFERRGRLTDEYLGKIRAAWTNKDDYRGGDIPIWVGGNSEAAIQRTKSFGDVWHPLHCTVDWLRAAVERTKPEALAPRIALRLTEEPITGTERIAGEGTIAQVIDDLRQISALGAETVLLDTYTGDPANTLETENAWQALATVAAHWKEAQ; this is encoded by the coding sequence ATGCGACTTGGCGTGAACGTACCCAACTTCGGGCAGGGCACCGACCCCGGTGTGCTGCGCGGCTGGGCGAAAACGGTGGAGGAACTGGGGTTCGACCTGCTGATGGTGTCGGACCATGTGGTGATCACCGACGACGTCGCCGTGGAGTATCCGGCGCCGTTCTACGAGCCGTTCACCACGCTTTCCTGGCTGGCCGGGATCACCGGCCGCGTCCGGCTCGGCACCACGGTGCTCGTCGTTCCCTACCGTGACCCGCTGCTCGTAGCCCGGATGGCCGCGAACCTCAACGACCTCAGTGGTGGCCGGTTCGTGCTCGGGGTCGGTGTCGGCTGGGCGAAGCAGGAGTTCGCCCAGCTCGGTGTGCCGTTCGAACGTCGTGGTCGATTGACCGACGAATACCTGGGCAAGATCCGCGCGGCCTGGACGAACAAAGATGACTACCGCGGCGGCGACATCCCGATCTGGGTCGGCGGCAACAGCGAGGCGGCCATCCAGCGGACGAAATCCTTCGGTGACGTGTGGCATCCGTTGCACTGCACCGTCGACTGGCTTCGCGCGGCCGTGGAACGGACGAAACCCGAGGCGCTGGCACCCAGGATCGCGTTGCGCCTGACCGAAGAGCCCATCACCGGGACCGAACGGATCGCGGGTGAGGGCACGATCGCCCAAGTCATCGACGATCTGCGCCAGATCAGTGCGCTCGGCGCCGAAACGGTCCTGCTCGACACCTACACCGGCGACCCCGCCAACACGCTCGAAACCGAAAACGCTTGGCAGGCCTTGGCAACGGTCGCCGCGCACTGGAAGGAAGCACAGTGA
- a CDS encoding Lrp/AsnC family transcriptional regulator yields the protein MSESLDATDWAILAEVQRDGRIALTELGRRVTLSASATTERLKRLEASGVITGYRAEVNLEKAGFPVLAVVRLKYPGSRHQPLHRLLEERSEILECLRTTGDDCYTLKVTAGSMAHLEKLIDELAQFGSTTTNVVYSQTLPFRGPRGPVTD from the coding sequence ATGAGCGAGAGCCTTGACGCGACGGACTGGGCCATCCTGGCCGAAGTCCAGCGAGACGGCCGGATCGCGCTGACCGAACTGGGACGGCGCGTGACTCTCAGCGCGTCCGCGACCACTGAGCGACTTAAGCGGCTTGAAGCGTCAGGGGTCATTACGGGGTATCGCGCCGAGGTGAACCTTGAGAAGGCCGGGTTCCCAGTACTCGCCGTAGTGCGGCTGAAGTACCCAGGCAGCCGGCACCAGCCGTTGCATCGGCTGCTCGAGGAGCGGTCCGAGATTTTGGAATGCCTGCGCACGACCGGCGACGACTGCTACACGCTCAAAGTCACCGCCGGTTCCATGGCGCATCTGGAGAAACTCATCGACGAACTGGCGCAATTCGGCAGCACGACGACCAATGTCGTCTACAGCCAGACATTGCCGTTCCGGGGGCCGCGAGGACCGGTCACCGACTAA
- a CDS encoding ABC-F family ATP-binding cassette domain-containing protein gives MGFLEASALAYRLNDGRELFGDVSFKVSAGDVVALVGDNGAGKTTLLRILGGELTPLSGSFNVQGGLAVMPQFIGSVRDGRTVRDLLLDVAPPALRAAAAELDDVELALMETDDEPTQMRYADALTTWGEVGGYQIEVLWDTVTVAALGVPYDRARFRDVGTLSGGEQKRLVLETLLRGHEQVLVLDEPDNYLDVPGKRWLEERLAECDKAILLVSHDRELLAAAATHIVSLEGKTCWVHSGGFTTWHDARVSRADRMAELRRRWDEKHQQLKELVVNLQQAAAVSHALATRYSAAQTRLRKFEEEGAPPLPPKPQKVAPRLRGGRTAIRAITCENLELTGLMKPFSTEIFFGDRVCVLGSNGSGKSHFLRLLAGDQVNHTGAYRLGSRVLPGLFAQTHQHPEWVGRTLLDILGAGEGQRAGRDRGAATGVLSRYGLAASAEQRFESLSGGQQARFQVLLLELSGATLLLLDEPTDNLDLISAEALQDALAEFTGTVVAVTHDRWFARSFDRFLAFEPDGKVSEVDEPIWSLRRVERVR, from the coding sequence GTGGGTTTCCTCGAAGCCAGTGCACTGGCATACCGGCTCAACGACGGCCGAGAGCTCTTCGGCGACGTGTCGTTCAAGGTTTCGGCCGGTGACGTCGTCGCGCTGGTCGGGGACAACGGCGCCGGGAAGACGACGCTGCTCCGGATATTGGGTGGCGAGCTGACCCCGCTCAGCGGCTCGTTCAACGTCCAAGGCGGCCTCGCGGTCATGCCGCAGTTCATCGGCTCGGTCCGCGACGGCCGGACCGTCCGCGACCTGCTGCTGGACGTCGCACCCCCGGCGCTGCGCGCCGCGGCGGCCGAGCTGGACGACGTCGAGCTCGCGCTGATGGAGACCGACGACGAACCGACCCAGATGCGCTACGCGGACGCGCTGACCACGTGGGGCGAGGTGGGCGGATACCAGATCGAGGTCCTCTGGGACACGGTCACCGTCGCCGCGCTCGGCGTTCCTTACGACCGCGCCCGGTTCCGCGACGTCGGCACTCTGTCCGGCGGCGAGCAGAAACGCTTGGTGCTGGAGACGCTCCTGCGTGGCCACGAGCAAGTGCTGGTGCTCGACGAACCCGACAACTACCTCGATGTACCCGGCAAGCGCTGGCTGGAGGAACGGCTCGCCGAATGCGACAAGGCGATCCTCCTGGTCAGCCACGACCGCGAGCTGCTCGCCGCCGCCGCGACGCACATCGTTTCGCTGGAAGGCAAAACCTGCTGGGTGCACAGTGGCGGTTTCACCACCTGGCACGACGCCAGGGTGTCCCGTGCCGACCGGATGGCCGAGCTTCGGCGCCGCTGGGACGAAAAGCATCAGCAGCTCAAGGAGCTCGTCGTCAACCTGCAGCAGGCCGCCGCGGTCAGCCACGCGCTCGCCACGCGGTACTCGGCAGCGCAGACCCGGTTGCGGAAGTTCGAGGAGGAAGGCGCGCCTCCGTTGCCGCCGAAACCGCAAAAGGTGGCACCGCGCCTGCGTGGCGGCCGGACCGCGATCAGGGCGATCACCTGCGAGAACCTCGAGCTCACCGGCCTGATGAAGCCTTTCTCGACTGAGATCTTCTTCGGTGACCGAGTGTGCGTGCTGGGCTCGAACGGTTCCGGCAAGAGCCACTTCCTGCGCCTGCTCGCCGGCGATCAGGTCAACCACACCGGCGCTTACCGGCTCGGTTCGCGCGTGCTGCCGGGCCTGTTCGCCCAAACGCACCAGCATCCCGAGTGGGTCGGCAGGACACTGCTCGACATCCTCGGCGCCGGTGAAGGCCAGCGTGCGGGCCGGGACCGAGGCGCGGCGACCGGAGTGCTGAGCCGCTACGGCCTGGCCGCGTCGGCCGAACAACGCTTCGAGTCGCTGTCAGGTGGCCAGCAGGCCCGTTTCCAGGTCCTGCTGCTCGAACTGTCGGGCGCGACGCTGCTTCTGCTCGACGAGCCGACCGACAACCTCGACCTCATCTCGGCCGAGGCGCTGCAGGACGCGCTGGCCGAGTTCACCGGCACGGTCGTCGCCGTCACGCACGATCGCTGGTTCGCCCGCAGCTTCGACCGATTCCTGGCGTTCGAACCCGACGGCAAGGTGTCCGAAGTAGACGAACCGATCTGGTCGCTGCGCCGGGTGGAGCGCGTCCGTTAG
- a CDS encoding phosphatase PAP2 family protein, with product MLVAGLCLVAMIALGVTFAGDSGPSAFDAAIRGVIDRGLAGDEPLLRLLVASTQPYVLIPLIFLAALLCFVEKRPRDVVFVLVTTPVAISVNSWVLKPAFGRHYDDWLAYPSGHTVSLVSTLTVLVVIARPGVARGLTAAISVVLVVAAGIGLIGLNYHYATDVIGGVLFASAFGLLSAQVCRRREPAPSTGSPRADISSDSHRSPSRP from the coding sequence GTGCTCGTCGCCGGGCTGTGCCTGGTGGCCATGATCGCGCTGGGCGTCACCTTCGCGGGTGACAGCGGGCCCAGCGCCTTCGACGCGGCGATCCGCGGCGTGATCGACCGTGGCCTCGCCGGCGACGAACCGCTGCTGCGGCTGCTGGTGGCTTCGACGCAACCGTACGTGCTGATCCCGCTGATCTTTCTCGCGGCCTTGCTCTGTTTCGTCGAAAAACGACCACGAGATGTCGTGTTCGTTCTGGTGACGACGCCGGTGGCGATCTCCGTCAACAGCTGGGTGCTCAAGCCGGCTTTTGGTCGCCATTACGACGACTGGCTGGCCTACCCGAGCGGGCACACGGTCAGCTTGGTCTCCACGCTGACGGTCCTGGTCGTCATCGCCAGGCCCGGTGTGGCGCGCGGGCTGACCGCCGCGATCAGCGTCGTGCTGGTCGTCGCGGCCGGGATCGGGCTGATCGGCCTCAACTACCACTACGCCACCGATGTCATCGGCGGCGTGCTGTTCGCGTCCGCGTTCGGCCTGCTCAGCGCCCAGGTTTGCCGGCGTCGCGAGCCAGCGCCGTCAACCGGCTCACCGCGCGCAGATATTTCTTCCGATAGCCACCGTTCACCATCTCGTCCGTGA
- the zapE gene encoding cell division protein ZapE, with product MPPARLTDRRPELGADELISALVPPPRFDTVRFSTYVPNPDEPSQADAVVRCSAFADRITAAAAKKPSRLRALFGGERQDTGPMGMYLDGGFGVGKTHLLASTWHQAPGPKAYGTFVELTHLVGALGFPEAVRRLSEHRVLAIDEFELDDPGDTMLVNRLLRELTSAGVFVAATSNTLPDKLGEGRFAAEDFLREIQSLSQRFAVVRVDGPDYRHRGLPDAPPPVTDDELTASADAVEGSTLDDFDALCAHLAELHPSRYGRMLDGVTRVHLRGLHPAPDQSVALRLVAFADRLYDRAIPVVVSGRPLPELFTDEMVNGGYRKKYLRAVSRLTALARDAGKPGR from the coding sequence ATGCCACCCGCGCGCCTGACCGACCGCCGTCCCGAGCTCGGGGCGGACGAGCTGATCTCGGCGCTGGTGCCGCCGCCCCGCTTCGACACCGTCCGGTTCTCCACCTACGTGCCCAATCCCGACGAGCCGAGCCAGGCCGACGCGGTCGTCCGGTGCTCGGCCTTCGCGGACCGCATCACCGCCGCCGCGGCCAAGAAGCCGTCACGGCTTCGAGCGCTGTTCGGTGGCGAGCGCCAGGACACCGGCCCGATGGGCATGTACCTCGACGGTGGGTTCGGCGTCGGCAAGACGCATTTGCTGGCCTCGACCTGGCACCAGGCGCCGGGCCCGAAGGCGTACGGGACGTTCGTCGAACTGACGCACCTGGTCGGCGCGCTCGGTTTCCCCGAAGCCGTTCGTCGGCTTTCCGAACATCGTGTGCTCGCGATCGACGAATTCGAGCTCGACGACCCCGGCGACACGATGCTCGTGAACCGGTTGCTGCGCGAGCTGACCTCGGCTGGCGTTTTCGTCGCCGCGACGTCCAACACCCTGCCGGACAAGCTCGGCGAGGGCCGCTTCGCCGCCGAGGACTTCCTGCGTGAGATCCAGTCGCTGTCGCAGCGGTTCGCGGTCGTCCGGGTCGATGGCCCCGACTACCGCCACCGCGGCCTGCCCGACGCACCGCCGCCGGTGACTGACGACGAGCTGACTGCGTCGGCCGACGCCGTCGAGGGGTCGACGCTGGACGATTTCGACGCGTTGTGTGCGCATTTGGCCGAACTGCACCCGTCGCGGTACGGGCGGATGCTCGACGGCGTCACCCGGGTCCACCTGCGTGGCCTGCACCCGGCGCCCGACCAGAGCGTCGCGCTGCGGCTGGTCGCGTTCGCCGACCGGCTCTATGACCGGGCGATCCCCGTGGTGGTGTCCGGCAGGCCGCTGCCAGAGCTGTTCACGGACGAGATGGTGAACGGTGGCTATCGGAAGAAATATCTGCGCGCGGTGAGCCGGTTGACGGCGCTGGCTCGCGACGCCGGCAAACCTGGGCGCTGA
- a CDS encoding pyrimidine reductase family protein, with amino-acid sequence MSTVHRLWPNPPRTDLTDADLEELYGYPEGLDRPWVQANFVSSADGAVSVDDVSEGLSHPADKRIFLLGRDLCDVVLVGGGTVRAENYRGARTSGERAERRAKHGLAPVPPIAVVTGGANLDPAAPLFTDTRVPPILFVSERAPSDKTTALARAGADIVVSGEQAVDARQVLAELGRRGLFRVNCEGGPTLFGDLIAHDLVDQLCLTVAPLLAGSGAGRIVSGLPSDSPRRMDLASILLEDGFTMHRYRRIRD; translated from the coding sequence ATGAGCACCGTGCACCGTCTGTGGCCGAACCCACCCCGAACCGACCTGACCGACGCCGATCTCGAGGAGCTCTACGGCTACCCGGAAGGGCTCGATCGACCTTGGGTACAGGCCAACTTCGTCAGCTCGGCTGACGGCGCTGTCAGCGTCGACGACGTTTCCGAAGGCTTGTCACACCCCGCGGACAAGCGGATCTTCCTGCTCGGGCGTGACCTGTGCGACGTCGTGCTGGTCGGCGGTGGCACCGTTCGGGCCGAAAACTATCGCGGCGCGCGCACCAGCGGCGAGCGGGCGGAGCGCCGCGCGAAGCACGGTCTCGCGCCGGTGCCGCCCATCGCCGTCGTCACCGGCGGCGCGAATCTCGACCCGGCCGCTCCCCTGTTCACCGACACGCGGGTGCCGCCGATCCTGTTCGTCAGTGAGCGGGCGCCGTCGGACAAAACCACGGCGCTCGCACGAGCGGGCGCCGACATCGTTGTCAGCGGGGAACAGGCCGTCGACGCACGGCAGGTTCTGGCCGAACTCGGACGACGTGGCCTGTTTCGCGTCAACTGCGAGGGCGGGCCGACCCTGTTCGGCGATCTCATCGCCCACGACCTGGTGGATCAGCTCTGCCTGACCGTCGCGCCACTGCTCGCGGGCTCCGGCGCCGGGCGGATCGTCTCCGGTTTGCCGTCGGACTCGCCGCGCCGGATGGATCTCGCGTCGATTTTGCTCGAAGACGGCTTCACCATGCATCGCTACCGGCGGATCAGGGACTGA
- a CDS encoding ATP-dependent DNA ligase gives MPLPLNPPFKPMLAKPAKAIPDSGELLFEPKWDGFRCLVFRDGDELTLQSRAGKPLNRYFPEMVEQLKATLPERIVLDGELVVARDGKLDFDALTERVHPAASRVKLLAETSPSAFVAFDLLALGDESLIEQPTSARRERLEKIDGLNITPATTDADTARHWFELFEGAGLDGVIGKPLDAPYEENKRVMFKYKHSRTADCVLAGLRWHVDGEPGEMIGSFLLGLYDENGVLHHVGVVGSFPVARRRELAQELSPLITEAEHPWIDGLVEHQRLPGGITRWRATEHAWVPVRIERVVEVGYEHTEGGYPSRFRHTAQFKRWRPDREPSSCTYTQLDEPARYDLDAVFQGEVKRTR, from the coding sequence ATGCCGTTGCCGCTGAACCCACCGTTCAAGCCGATGCTCGCCAAGCCCGCCAAGGCCATCCCCGACTCGGGCGAGCTGCTGTTCGAGCCGAAATGGGACGGTTTCCGCTGCCTGGTGTTCCGTGACGGCGACGAGCTGACGCTCCAGTCGCGGGCGGGCAAACCGCTCAACCGCTACTTCCCCGAGATGGTCGAGCAGCTCAAGGCGACCTTGCCGGAGCGGATCGTGCTCGACGGCGAGCTCGTGGTGGCCAGGGACGGCAAGCTCGACTTCGACGCGCTGACCGAGCGGGTGCACCCGGCCGCCAGCCGTGTGAAACTGCTGGCCGAGACGAGCCCGTCGGCTTTCGTCGCGTTCGACCTGCTGGCGCTCGGCGACGAGTCGCTGATCGAGCAGCCGACGTCGGCGCGGCGCGAGCGGCTGGAAAAGATCGACGGGCTGAACATCACCCCGGCGACGACCGACGCGGACACCGCGCGACACTGGTTCGAGCTGTTCGAAGGCGCCGGGCTGGACGGTGTGATCGGCAAGCCTCTCGACGCGCCGTACGAGGAGAACAAGCGCGTAATGTTCAAGTACAAGCACTCGCGGACCGCCGACTGTGTGCTCGCCGGTCTGCGATGGCACGTCGACGGCGAGCCGGGCGAGATGATCGGGTCCTTCCTGCTCGGCCTGTACGACGAGAACGGCGTGCTGCATCACGTCGGCGTCGTCGGCTCGTTTCCGGTCGCCCGTCGTCGCGAACTGGCCCAGGAGCTGTCGCCGCTCATCACCGAAGCCGAGCACCCGTGGATCGACGGACTGGTCGAACACCAGCGGCTGCCCGGCGGGATCACCCGCTGGCGGGCGACCGAGCACGCCTGGGTGCCGGTCCGGATCGAACGTGTCGTCGAGGTCGGCTACGAGCACACTGAGGGCGGATATCCGTCCCGATTCCGGCACACCGCGCAGTTCAAGCGCTGGCGGCCGGACCGCGAGCCGTCGTCGTGCACGTACACCCAGCTCGACGAACCAGCACGGTACGACCTGGACGCGGTGTTCCAGGGCGAGGTCAAGCGCACCCGCTAA
- a CDS encoding alpha/beta hydrolase has product MRRPATSRKLLAATLVTVTLAGCTAGPSTRPEVISNDGPATPESAGNKPGIPLPPLEEPKSPTIKWTDCDDETRARLDQPAALGDLKLSCARVATTLDAPDLPNRGLSRMSVLKVGTGSIPLVVVNDIDGDPGTLFAAKLAKTVPPELLTKFSLIGVDRRGSGQSAPAQCIPGNVRNDLLDQDPAAESAIEAVLDAARKAGQQCAIELDTNQTALDSWRTAGDLDQLREELGMSKLNALGHGEGSRVLSGYAVRFPSTTGRIVLDGAPDPGPDTAATLDTVAAGLQSTVDGFGQDCALRKCALGDASAVLKSVVEKLRTSPSPDAGAGIALYAISAGLAQRARWPELADALGAANAGDVSKLTAFVEPLLSDTRVRPSRLDGALATKCNDSATRLPTDQIQKFAQTMRTKYPLFGGLVAQQLAWCSPWPVRREPLPPAGTPNVPPILVVTTANDPVTPLAGTTKAADQFPTSVRIGWQGTGHGAFTFSPCVTDAARAFFTDGKIPANGTLCPS; this is encoded by the coding sequence GTGCGCCGCCCGGCAACTTCGCGAAAACTACTGGCGGCGACGCTGGTGACGGTCACGCTCGCGGGGTGCACGGCCGGGCCGTCGACCAGGCCGGAAGTGATCTCGAACGACGGACCGGCCACGCCGGAGTCCGCCGGGAACAAGCCGGGTATCCCGCTGCCGCCGCTGGAAGAGCCCAAGTCGCCCACGATCAAGTGGACCGACTGCGACGACGAGACGCGCGCGAGGCTCGATCAGCCGGCGGCGCTCGGCGACCTCAAGCTGAGCTGTGCGCGTGTGGCGACCACGCTGGACGCGCCCGATCTGCCGAACCGGGGACTCAGCCGGATGTCGGTGCTCAAGGTCGGCACCGGGTCGATCCCGCTGGTCGTGGTCAACGACATCGACGGGGATCCCGGTACGCTTTTCGCCGCGAAACTGGCGAAAACGGTACCCCCGGAGCTCCTGACGAAGTTTTCGCTGATCGGCGTCGACCGGCGCGGCAGCGGGCAGTCCGCGCCGGCGCAGTGCATTCCCGGCAACGTGCGCAACGACCTGCTCGACCAGGACCCCGCGGCCGAGTCCGCGATCGAGGCCGTGCTCGACGCGGCGCGCAAGGCCGGCCAGCAGTGCGCGATCGAACTCGACACGAACCAGACGGCGCTCGACAGCTGGCGTACCGCGGGTGACCTCGATCAGCTGCGCGAAGAACTCGGCATGAGCAAGCTGAACGCGCTCGGGCACGGTGAGGGCTCGCGGGTGCTGTCCGGCTACGCCGTCCGTTTCCCGTCGACGACCGGCCGGATCGTGCTCGACGGCGCGCCGGATCCCGGTCCCGACACCGCGGCCACGCTCGACACCGTCGCGGCGGGCTTGCAGTCCACAGTGGACGGTTTCGGGCAGGACTGCGCGCTTCGCAAGTGCGCGCTCGGCGACGCGTCGGCCGTTTTGAAGTCGGTCGTCGAGAAACTTCGGACGAGCCCTTCCCCCGACGCGGGCGCCGGTATCGCCCTCTATGCGATTTCGGCCGGTCTCGCGCAGCGTGCGCGCTGGCCCGAACTCGCCGACGCTCTCGGCGCGGCGAACGCCGGCGACGTGTCCAAACTGACCGCGTTCGTCGAGCCGCTGCTGAGCGACACGCGCGTGCGGCCGTCTCGTCTCGACGGCGCGCTCGCGACGAAGTGCAACGACAGCGCGACTCGTCTCCCCACCGACCAGATCCAGAAGTTCGCCCAGACGATGCGCACGAAGTATCCGCTGTTCGGCGGACTCGTCGCTCAGCAACTGGCGTGGTGCAGCCCTTGGCCGGTTCGCCGTGAACCGCTGCCGCCTGCGGGCACGCCCAACGTCCCGCCGATTTTGGTCGTCACGACCGCCAATGACCCGGTCACCCCGCTGGCGGGCACGACGAAGGCGGCCGACCAGTTCCCCACTTCGGTTCGCATCGGATGGCAGGGCACCGGTCACGGCGCTTTCACTTTCTCGCCCTGTGTGACCGACGCAGCTCGCGCCTTCTTTACCGACGGGAAGATCCCCGCCAACGGCACCCTCTGCCCGAGCTAG
- a CDS encoding ANTAR domain-containing protein — protein MTSRPPSPGTPDTASETATLRSRLRHYRRRAEQLQRALDRRLPIEQAKGILAERHQIGVDEAFVLLRAFCRNHNRKIDEVAQALVDQRLQISRHVTC, from the coding sequence ATGACTTCGCGCCCCCCGTCGCCTGGCACGCCGGATACCGCGAGTGAGACGGCCACGTTGCGGTCTCGTCTGCGGCACTACCGGCGGCGCGCCGAACAGCTGCAGCGGGCGCTGGATCGCCGGTTGCCGATCGAACAGGCGAAAGGGATTCTCGCCGAGCGGCATCAGATCGGCGTGGACGAGGCGTTCGTCCTGCTGCGGGCGTTCTGCCGGAACCACAACCGGAAGATCGACGAGGTGGCGCAGGCGCTGGTGGATCAGCGGCTGCAGATTTCCCGGCACGTCACGTGCTGA